In Vicia villosa cultivar HV-30 ecotype Madison, WI linkage group LG7, Vvil1.0, whole genome shotgun sequence, the DNA window CAGAAAAATGTGGGCCAATAACAATTGATTTTGTCGATAACAACAAACCTTAAAAAACACAATTGAAACAAAATTTATTGAACTCTTGAATATTTAAAGagaattgattgattgattgatagatagatagatataaACAAAACGACAAACCCATTTTGATTTTAGTAGACTCAGACACTCTTCCAGCAATGGCAGAAGCAACAAAAAGGTATAGTACCATTTTCCTTAGCCTATTTTTTTCAAGATACCCTTCATAGTCTTACCTTGGTAATCTTGTTTCTAGGTATGCACTAGTGACAGGAGCTAACAAAGGAATTGGTTATGGGATATGTAAGAAATTGGCTTCAAGTGGTGTTATTGTGGTTCTTACAGCTAGAAATGAGAAAAGAGGTTTAGATGCAGTTGAAAGCTTGAAAGAATTAGGTCTCTCTGATTTTGTGGTTTTTCATCAACTTGATGTCACTGACCCTACAAGTGTTTCTTCTTTAGCCGAGTTCATCAAAACCCGATTTGGAAAACTTGATATCTTGGTGAACAACGCAGGTGTTCCCGGGGGAATAGTGAATGGAGAGAATCTTGTTAAAATGGTAATATTTCTTCTTCGTCAACAGATCTTTGTTATAGTCTCATAATATGTAATAAAAATTATACAGAAATAGCAGATAAACAGACAATAAACATAATTGATTTGTTTATGTAGATAAGAGGTGAAATATCCGATTGGGATATAGTAGTAAGTCAAAATTATGAATTAGCCAAAGAATGTGTTGAAATAAGCTTCTTTGGTGCTGAAAGAGTAACTGAAGCTCTTCTTCCACTTCTCCAACTATCTGCTTCACCAAGGATTGTTAATGTCTCCTCTCGATGTGGTCAACTGAAGGTAATTATCGTACAACTCAATTTCtatttcaatataaaaataaagtttatacaAAAATAGAAGCCAAACAGACAAAAAGCTGCGCTGCTACTCCTTTTTGGTAATAAAGGTTTTGCTATTTATATTTGTCACAAAAGAGATAACGAATTTCACTAAGgtttttatcatttttcttcttttttcctttaaGTTAATACCAAACGATCGGGCAAGAGGAGTGCTTGATGACATCAAAAGCCTTACAAATGAAAAACTTGATGAAATCCTTAAAGAGTTTATAAAAGATTACAAAGAAGGAGCATTGGAATCCAAAAACTGGCCAAAATTTGTTTCTGGTACAACAATGGCAAAAGCAGCTTTGAATTCATACACAAGGTTACTAGCAAAGAAGTTTCCTCATTTCCGCATAAATTGTGTATGTCCTGGCTTTGTCAAGACTGATATCAATGAGAATAAAGGTTTTTTAAGCATTGATGAAGGAGTACAATGTCCTGTGAATCTAGCATTGTTGCCTGATGAAGGTCCATCTGGTCTATTCTTTTTAAGAGATGAAGTGATTTCCTTTTGAATAAACAGCTTGTTTAGTATTTTAAGTATACAAATGTAATATAATATACTTGTGAGTTACtgtaaaataataacataatggTTGTTCCATAATGAAGTTATAAGCTATGCATTAGCCCATTTAATATTTATtacaacaaatatatataaataaattttagattcattgaataatcaatgtattagGACGGTAACTTACatcagatacattgattatttagttaatttaaaAAGTCAATTTTCTCTTACAAATAAGACCAGAAGAAGTATTACTTCGAGTTCAGAGGACGAGAAACTTTGCTAGTACAAGAGTTAATACATACGAAAgaccaaaagaagtcttattgaTAAAAATAAAGTTGTCAATATTTCCTCccaatattattattgaaaagaaATCACCTCATCCCTTAGAAAAAAGAGACCAGATGGACCATCATCTTGCAACAATGCTAGCTTCACAGGACATTCTGCACCTTCATCAATACTTAAAAATCCAGTATTATGGTTGATATCTGTCTTGACAAACTCAGGACATAAACAATTTATGCGGAAATGAGGAAACTTCATTGCTAGCAACCTTGTGTAGGAA includes these proteins:
- the LOC131616660 gene encoding (+)-neomenthol dehydrogenase-like encodes the protein MAEATKRYALVTGANKGIGYGICKKLASSGVIVVLTARNEKRGLDAVESLKELGLSDFVVFHQLDVTDPTSVSSLAEFIKTRFGKLDILVNNAGVPGGIVNGENLVKMIRGEISDWDIVVSQNYELAKECVEISFFGAERVTEALLPLLQLSASPRIVNVSSRCGQLKLIPNDRARGVLDDIKSLTNEKLDEILKEFIKDYKEGALESKNWPKFVSGTTMAKAALNSYTRLLAKKFPHFRINCVCPGFVKTDINENKGFLSIDEGVQCPVNLALLPDEGPSGLFFLRDEVISF